AAGATGTTATATTTGTTGCATCGCCATGCTACAATCAGAGCATGCGGACGACAATAAACCTCGACGACGACGTGAGTGCCGCCATCGAGCAGCTTCGAAAGAAGGCGAATCTGGGAGTCAGCGAGGCCGTCAATCAGCTGATCCGGCGAGGTCTCAACGCGCAGAAGAAGCGGAAGCCCTTCGTGCAGCGAACTCGTTCGCTGGGCCTGCGAATCGACGTGAACAATGTCGCCGAGGCGCTCGAGCTGCTCGAAGGCCCCGCGGCCCGCTGATGCTGGTCGATGCGAATCTCCTGCTTTATGCGGTGGACGAGCGCAGTCGCTTTCATCAGGCCAGCCTGGAGTGGCTCACCTCTTCGTTGAACGGAGACAAACGGGTCGCCCTGCCCTGGCTCTGCCTCGCGGCTTTTTTGCGAATCTCGACAAACCCCCGCGCCTCCGCGGAGCCCCTCGCTCCTTCCGACGCGTGGGAGCTGGTGGCGAATTGGCTGAGTCACGATCTAACCTGGATCCCCAATCCGACGGACCGTCACGCCCATGTGCTCGGCTCACTCATCCAACGCTACGACCTGAGCGCCAACATGATAAGCGATGCCCAACTGGCAGCTCTCGCGATCGAGCACGGCCTTCGGCTCTATTCGACCGACACCGATTTCGCCCGTTTCTCCGAGATCGATTGGGTCAACCCGCTCGCGTGAATCTCGAGAGGACCGCGAGTACCTACCTCACATACCCCAGGCTGCGAGGTTATCGATCTCCTCTTCGGAAAGGGCCGGCGTTCCGAGGATGCTCAGATTCGCGCGGTGCTCGATGGGAGGTGCTGAAGGCGCTGTTCGACGCGCTGACGCTCCTTTCCTGCTAATCTTGACTCATGCGGTCTTCATCGAACACTACCGAGTGGACAGCGGAGCAGGTCGCGGACGCGAAGCGGTGGGTCGAGATCTGGAAAAAAGCCGGCCCGAAGCTCGAACGATTGCGGCGAGAGGAATTGCGCCGGCTGGATCCGCAAAGCTCTATCGAGCTTCTCTGCGGCCCGGCGGACTATACCGTTCCGCCGAGGGCCCCGAAACCGACATCCGGCCTGGTGGAACAGCAGCGGTGGTTCCAAAAGGCCCTTCTCCGTGATTGAGCTGATTCGCGCGGCTTCCGACCTCCAAGCGTTGTGCGAGGCGGAGGGCTGGCGGTTCTGCTTCATCGGTGGTCTGGCGGTGCAGCGTTGGGGCGAGCCACGGGAGACGGTCGACGTGGACATGACGCTGCTGACGGGTTTCGGCGGCGAGGAGCCATTCATCGAGAAACTGCTTCAGCAGTATGCCGGCAGAGTCGATGATCCCGCTGAGTTCGCTCGAACCAACCGGGTTCTGCTGATACGGGCTCCGACCGGCGTCGGTATCGACATCGCCCTGGGGGCACTTCCGTTCGAGGAGTCCGTCGTCTCTCGCTCCAGTTTGTTTTCCTTTCCCGGACCGGTGCGGCTGCGAACCTGCTCCGCCGAGGACCTCATCATCCTGAAAGCATTCGCTTCCCGCCCTCGCGATTGGATCGATGTCGACGGCATCATCATACGGCAGACCGGGAAGCTCGATTGGACATACATTGACCGGGAGCTCGGCCCGCTCGCCGAGCTGAAGGGCGAACCCGAGATCCTGAGTGAGCTCGAAAAGCGCCGACGGGAGCTGGAGCTCTAGCAATCCGGAAGGGCCCATCGCGAGCTCACGGGGACCTTTCCCTACCTCACATAACCCAGACTGCGAAGCTTATCGATCTCCTCCTCGGACAGCGCCCGGGTGGGTGCCTCGGCGGTCCCGCTGGCCATGAAGCGATCGAGCTCATCTTCGAGTGCGCTCATGGCCGGTGGCTTCTTTTCCGCCAGGTCATCGTGCTCGCCGGGATCTCGCGATAGGTCGTAGAGCCGGTACTCGCCGCTCAGCCGGTTGTAGTGGAGCTTCATCTCCCGATGGCGTACCGCCCTCATCATGTCGTGCTCCAGGTTGTTGTGATCGGCTTCGGAGAAGAGGTATCGCTCCGCGAGCTCTCCGCCGCTCTCCGACCACAGAGCCGTCAAGGACCCGCCATCGAGCCCTTCCGGCACGGGGATACCGGCGAAATCGAGAAGTGTGGGCGCCACGTCCACGAGAGACACGGGCGTTCGGATGCGGCGGCCGGGGGGAACGCCGGGACCGCGCAGGAGGAGAGGCACCCGCAGGACTTCTTGGAACTGGGTCTTTCCGTGGAGGACCCCCCCATGCTCGAAAAACTCCTCACCGTGGTCGGACGTCACGACCAGAAACGTGTCATCGAGCATTCCTCGCTCACGGAGGAAGGCGAGGAGCCGGCCCAGCTCATCGTCCATTTGCCGAATCCCGGCGTCGTAGCGATCGATCAGGTTCGGAGCATCGCCGGCGCCGAGATCCAGTTTCCCCTCACGGTGCGCGATGAGCTGAGCGGTCGATCCGTCGGCGTTCCCCTCGTAGGGGCGGAGGAATAGGTCCTCGTACCGGGGGAGCGAGACGTAGTCGCTGTGGACGTCGTAATAATGTACGAACAGGAAGAGCGGATCGTCCCCGGCCGCGTCGAGCCAGCTGATCGCCTGGTCGGTGATTGCCGTCGAGGGCTCACGCTGCTCGACGTTTTCCTCGACGTAACGGAACCTCTGAAAGCCCCGGTCGAGGCCGAAAGCCGGGCTCAGGTTGTGCGAGCTCACGACCGCCGCCGTGGTGTAGCCGGCGTGAGAGAACCACTGCGCCAGCGTCTGTCGATCCGAGGCGAGGTAGCGTTCGTGCGAGGTCAGCCCATGCCGGCGAGGATAGAGCCCGGTAAGAAGGCTAGCGTGAGAGGGAAGGGTCCAGGGCGAGGCGGACGTCACGTCGTCGAGCACCGTCGACTCGAGGGCGAGGGCGTCGAGGATTGGAGAGGTTGGCCTCTCGTAGCCGTAAAAGCCCAGATGATCGGCGCGAAGGGTGTCGATGGAGATCAGCACCACCCGTTTCGGTCTCTCGGTTGTGCCGGCGCAAGCGAGAGACAGCGCCGCGACACCTGCCGTCAGGCTACGGAACATAGCCGAGCTTCCGAAGCGCCTCCAGGGTCGCCTCGTCGAGCGTCGTCGGTTGAGCGGTATCGCCCGGCGGAGGAAGCGAGGCGAGGTACTTTTCGAGCAGAGCCACGGCGTTGCTCGTTCGCCCCGGCTCGCTCGCCGAGAGGTCTTTGTGCTCGTTGCCGTCGGCCTCGATGTCATAGAGGGCGCTCTCCCCGAGACCGTTCCAGAGGAGCTTGTAACGCCCAAGGTAGAGCGCTCGAAAGCTCCCCTCGGCGCTCATGAACGGAAGCGGGTCGACTTCGGCGATGAGAGGGCGGTCTCTCGTCGGCGGAACTCCTCCTTGGATCCCCCGAGGAACCGGCAGGCCCAGCCGATCGAGGACCATGGGCAGGACGTCAACGTGGTGAACTCCGTCGTCGGTCCGGGCCGGCGGTCGTTCCGACCCAGGGTATTTGACGAGGAAAGGTACGCGAATCTCCTCCTCGAAGAGAGTGGCCCCGTGGCCCATTTTCCCGTGCTCACCGAGGAGCTCCCCGTGGTCGGCGGTCACGACGATGAGAGTCTTTTCGAAGACGCCGAGGGTCTTCATCCCGGCCAGAAGACGGCCGAGGTGATGATCCATGTAGAGGATCTCTTCGTCATAGCGATCGCTCGGCTCGTTGCCGAAGGTTCCCCGGAAGGGAGCCGGGGCATCGTAGGGTCCATGGGGGTCGAAGTAGTTGAGAAACAGGAAGAAGGGCTTGCCGTCGCACTCTTCGAGAAAGCTCAGCGCCGAGCTCGTCACCTCGCTCGCCAGCTTGCCGTTCACGTCCACGATCCCGTCGTCGTCATAACGCTCGAACCCCTGGCTCAGTCCGAACACCCGCTTCATCCACGGACCACCGACGACGGCGCCGGTCCGGTAGCCGGCTTCACGAAGGATCGCGGCGAGCGTCGTCTCCGCGGGCGAGAGCGGCGAAGCACGGTAGCCGTCCCATTCCTCCGGCCCCGCGATGGCCTGTGAGAGCCTCAGCGGTCCTTCGGGATCGTATCGGGCGCCGTGGCTCGTGGGGAACTTTCCGGTGAAGATCGATGCGTGCGAGGGAAGGGTCCAGCTCGACGCCGCCACGGCCCGAGTGAACACGACGGAGCTTTCCGCCAGGGTGTCGAGATTGGGGCTCGTTGCCCTCCCGTACCCGTAGAATCCGAGGTGGTCTTTGCGCGTGGTATCGAGTGTCACGACCAATACGTTGGGGCGCTCGATCCGGCTGCGACAACCGAGGAAGCCGACACACACGACGGCGACGACGAACAGCACGTCGCGAACGCTTCTCGGGCTCACTGGCCTCGTATGCGCTTTCCCTCTCGCAGTGCCTGTCTTGCCCCTTCCAGGTTGCTCCGGGCTCTCGCGTCATCGGGCGCGAGCTCGACGGCCTTCTCGAAGCTTTTCAGAGCCTCGTCCATCCTGCCCTGGCGGACGAGCGAGACGCCGAGGTTGGTGTAGGCGTCGGCGTTCCTCGGCTCGAGCGACACCGCCCGGTGGAAATGTTCCGTCGCTTCGACGACGGCACCCCTTTGCGACAAGGCCATTCCTAAATTGTTGTGGGTCTCGGCGAGTCCAGGCGCAATGGCCAGGGCAGCTTCGAAGCGGGCGACCGCCTCATCGAGGCGCCCCAAGCTGGCGAGGGCAACGCCCCAGCCGTTGTGCGCGGCGACGTAGTCGGGAGCGAGCTCGACCGCGCTCCGGTAGCAGGATATCGCTTCGTCGAGACGGCCCCGGCCCGCGTAGGTGAGCCCGAGGCTGTAGTGGGCCTCTGGATTGTTCGAATCCAGGCTCAGAGATTCTCGGAACGAGTCGGCCGCTCGATCGAGATCACCCCGGCCCGCGAACAGGAGCCCGAGGCTGTAGTACGTCGCGGCGCGATCGGGGTTCAGGGTGAGCGCTCTCTCGAAATGAGCGTATGCTTCCTCGAGCTCGTTGGCGTTCGCGAGTGCGAGACCGAGATGATAGTGAGCCTCTTCGTCCCCCGGCTCGAGACGAACCGCCTGCTTCAGATGGGAAATGGCATCCGCGACGTTTCCCTCCCTGAGCGCCGCTTGCCCCCAGGAGAAGTGGGCCGGCGCGTAGTCCGGGCGGCTTGCCAGCGCCATCTCGAAATGGCGGATCGCTTCAGCGAGCTGTCCCGCGCTCATCAACGCCACACCCCAGTGGGTGTGCAGGCGGACCGGATCGGTGGGCCTTCTCGCCGCTTCGCGGAACTGGGCCATCGCCTCGTCGAATCTCCCTTGATGGCTCATCGCCACTCCGAGATCGACGAGCGCGTCGCCGTCTGCGGGCGACAAAGCGGCGGCTTCGCGAAAATGAACGAGCGCCTGACTCGCGTCTCCGAGCTCGAGAAGAAGCCGCCCGAGCTCGGAGTGGGTCCCGCTCGAGCTGGGATCGAGACGAAGTGCCGTGCGGTACAGCCCGAGTGCCTCTTGCTTCGCTCCCTGTCGCGACCGAACGGCCGCCAGAGCCGCGTACGCCTCGGCGGCGCCCGGATGGAGGCGAATCGCCTCCTGAAGCTCGGTTGAGGCCTTCTCGAGGTTTCCGCGATTCAGGTACGCGACCCCGAGATTGATGTGGGCGAGCGCGTTGTCGCCCTCGATGGCGAGCGCATGCTCGAACAGCGTGACGCTGTCTCGCCACACGCGTACCTGCGCCGATGCGGCAACCGACATCGCCAGGACACTGGTCCCGCCCACGGCGATCGGAACCAAACGAGGGAGCTCTCGGAGCTTCACCAGCTCGGCAACACCGAACGCGATGACGATGCTGAGCCCAACGAAGGGGATGTACGTGTAGCGGTCGGCCATGGCTTGCTGCCCGACCTGGACGAGGCCGATGACGGGCACGAGAGTTCCCACGTACCACAGCCAGCCGACGGGCAAGAAGACCAGTCGAGGGATTCGTCGCGCCAGAACGATCGCAGCGAGACTCGCTCCGGCGAGCACCGCGACGGACGCCGCCACCTTCCACCATTCGAGGGTGTCACCGGGATGCGGGTAGTAGGGGGAAAGGTGCCGCGGCCAGAAGGCCTTTCCGATGTAGGCGACGTAGGTGACGAGCGCATTCGAGAGTCTCGCCGAGAAAGAAACCGTTTGAAACGACTGGACCGCGCCCGCCGAGCGCTGGACCAGGAACGTGATGACGCTCGAGACGGAGACGAGAGCAATGAGAGGGACTTTCTCCAGAAGGAGCCCGGGCCATGACGCTTTCGTGAGCCGACCGAGAGGCCAGAGATCCAGGAGCAGGAGCACGAACGGAAGGGTGACCAGCATCGGCTTGGACATGAGGCCGAGTGCCAGAAAGAGGGCAACGAGCGACATCCTCTTCGCCCCCGGCCCTTCGGCGTACCGGCGGTAAGCAAAGAGAGTGAGCATCCAGAACAGGCCGCTCAGGACATCTTTTCTTTCCGAGGCCCAGGCCACCGACTCCACATGAAGGGGATGCAGACCGAATACCGCGGCGACGAAAGCGCTCGGCCACAACGACCCGGTCGTTCGCGTGAAGACGTAAAAAAGCAAGACGACGCTCGCCGTATGGAGCGCGACGTTCACGCCGTGAAACCATTGCGGAGAGATCCCAAAGAGCTCGAAATCGAGCATCAGCGAAAGCCAGGTGAGCGGATGCCAATTGGCGCCGTGGGAGGTCGTTAGCGCCCAGGCCAGGCCTTCGGGGCTCAGCCCCAGCCTGAGGTTGGGATTGTCGGAGATGTAATAGTCGTCGTCGTAATCGACGAGCTCGTTCTCGAAGACGGGAACGTAGACGACAACCGTGGCTACTGCCAGAGCCACCGCCACGAGGGCTTTTTGAGCGTCTGCCATGCCGTCGAGCTTCTGCTCGATACTACCTTAAGGCGCGGATCGACTCTCGAGAAAGGACAGCATGGACCGGGCGCGCTCGAGACGCTCGTCGTCGCCGGTTCGTGACGCCGCTTCCTCGAGTCCTTGGTAACCGTCTCGGTTTCGCGGGTTGAGATCCACCGCTCGCTCGTAGAGCTCGGCCGCCTTCTCGGCGTCGCCGGAGCGGAGCTCGAAGCGGCCGTAATTGTTGAAGTGCACGAAGACCTCGGGCTCGAGCGCCACGAGGGCGTCGAAGGCTTTCCGCGCCGCCGCGGTCTCGTCGAGCTCAGCGCTCGCGATCGCGAGCACTTTCTGTGCGCGCGCCGCATCGGGACGTTGCGAAACGATGGCCCCCGACTGCTCGGCGGCCAGCGCGTAGTCCCCTCGCCGAAGACTCGTCTCCGCCAGAAGGGCGGCGGCCTCGGCATCGAGCGGGGATTTGAGCAGGACCATGCGCGCAAGGTTCGCCATCGCCGGGAGCTCGCCGCGCTCACCGGCGATGTCCGCGGCCAGCACCAGGGCCTCGCGGTTCTCCGACTGGATGCGAAGGGCCTGGGCGAGGCTGTTCATCGCATCATCGAGGCGGCCGTACTCCCGATGGAGTCCCGCCATCGCGATGCGCGCCTCGACGGGAGCGGCTCCCGTCGACAGGAACTGAAGACGCTCCGCTGCTTCCTCGGGGCGTGCCGAGGCAACGGCGGACCGAACGAGACCCTTTTGGGCTTCCAGCGATCGTGGATCGAGCTCCAGCGAGAGTGAATAGGTCTCGAAAGCCCAGTCGTAGCTCTCGGCATCGAAGAGGCCCCGTCCTCGAGCTCGAAGCTCGCGCGCCGATGGCGGAAGGCGTAGCGCTTCGAAGGGCCCAGCCCGTTCCTCGGCGGCCAGCGCTTTCAGACGATCCCGATTCGATCGACTCGTATCGGCGTACATCGCTCTCGGAGCGCGAAACTCCAGGACCGGTCGGTCGTCGGTGTGCCGCACGACCCCTTGCGCCCACTCGGAGAGCACCGGAGTCGACATGGTGTACAGCAAGCCGAGCCCGCCCGGGCCAAGGATGCCCACTTCGGCGAGATCGTCCGCAACCGCTCGACGCTCGATGCGTGACTCGATGACGTCGCCCGAAGGAACGCCGAACCCGCCATTCGCCCCGAGGAGCAACACGTCGCTTTCGCTGAGCACAAAGAGCGCCGATGACTCGAAGACGTCGGTGAAGGTTCCAACCAGCGTTCTCAAATCGTCCTCGGGGAAGTTGTAGAGGTGCGCCCACTGGCAGAACAGGCCCGACGGAGACAGCCGTCTCTTGGCAAGGGCGAACCACTCGCGGGTGAAGAGTCCGGAGACACCGGCCATCCACGGGTTCGAAGGCTCGGAGATCACGACGTCGTACCGCCGATCGGTCAGCAGCAGATGGTTCCGACCATCGCCCACGATCAGGCGAAAGCGCCGGTCCTCGGTCGGCTGGTGATTGACGTCGGAGAAGAAACGTTGCGCCTCGACGACACCGGTCGAGATCTCGACGACTTCGAGCTGGTCGATCGGATGGGTCAGCGCCGAGCCAGCGGTGACGCCGCTTCCGAGTCCGATGACGAGCACGTTCCCCGGCTCTGGGTGGAGCAGAAGCGGCAGATGGGCCAGCATCCTCTGCGTAAGGAGATCCTCGCGGTTGGTCGCGTCCACCTTGCCGTCGACCGCGAGCGAGATCCTCGTTCCGATACGCTTCACCGAGACGGTGGTCGCGCGGTCTTCCTCGTGAAACAGGAGCTCGCCCCTTCGGAGGAAGTCCAGAAACTCGCCCGGCTCCAGGTAAGACGCATATTTGTAGAGGCCGCCCGCCATGATCTCCGGGTCCCACCGCGGGATCACCGCGAACGCCGCCACGATGATCGCTGGTGCCGCTACGAGGAGGGTGCGCCGCGGAGAAAAGACGATGGCTGCCGCCACGGCATGGGCGAACGCGGCCAGATAGAGCGTCGCTTCG
The nucleotide sequence above comes from Vicinamibacteria bacterium. Encoded proteins:
- a CDS encoding ribbon-helix-helix protein, CopG family, producing MRTTINLDDDVSAAIEQLRKKANLGVSEAVNQLIRRGLNAQKKRKPFVQRTRSLGLRIDVNNVAEALELLEGPAAR
- a CDS encoding TA system VapC family ribonuclease toxin yields the protein MLVDANLLLYAVDERSRFHQASLEWLTSSLNGDKRVALPWLCLAAFLRISTNPRASAEPLAPSDAWELVANWLSHDLTWIPNPTDRHAHVLGSLIQRYDLSANMISDAQLAALAIEHGLRLYSTDTDFARFSEIDWVNPLA
- a CDS encoding nucleotidyl transferase AbiEii/AbiGii toxin family protein, producing MIELIRAASDLQALCEAEGWRFCFIGGLAVQRWGEPRETVDVDMTLLTGFGGEEPFIEKLLQQYAGRVDDPAEFARTNRVLLIRAPTGVGIDIALGALPFEESVVSRSSLFSFPGPVRLRTCSAEDLIILKAFASRPRDWIDVDGIIIRQTGKLDWTYIDRELGPLAELKGEPEILSELEKRRRELEL
- a CDS encoding sulfatase, with protein sequence MFRSLTAGVAALSLACAGTTERPKRVVLISIDTLRADHLGFYGYERPTSPILDALALESTVLDDVTSASPWTLPSHASLLTGLYPRRHGLTSHERYLASDRQTLAQWFSHAGYTTAAVVSSHNLSPAFGLDRGFQRFRYVEENVEQREPSTAITDQAISWLDAAGDDPLFLFVHYYDVHSDYVSLPRYEDLFLRPYEGNADGSTAQLIAHREGKLDLGAGDAPNLIDRYDAGIRQMDDELGRLLAFLRERGMLDDTFLVVTSDHGEEFFEHGGVLHGKTQFQEVLRVPLLLRGPGVPPGRRIRTPVSLVDVAPTLLDFAGIPVPEGLDGGSLTALWSESGGELAERYLFSEADHNNLEHDMMRAVRHREMKLHYNRLSGEYRLYDLSRDPGEHDDLAEKKPPAMSALEDELDRFMASGTAEAPTRALSEEEIDKLRSLGYVR
- a CDS encoding sulfatase, with protein sequence MSPRSVRDVLFVVAVVCVGFLGCRSRIERPNVLVVTLDTTRKDHLGFYGYGRATSPNLDTLAESSVVFTRAVAASSWTLPSHASIFTGKFPTSHGARYDPEGPLRLSQAIAGPEEWDGYRASPLSPAETTLAAILREAGYRTGAVVGGPWMKRVFGLSQGFERYDDDGIVDVNGKLASEVTSSALSFLEECDGKPFFLFLNYFDPHGPYDAPAPFRGTFGNEPSDRYDEEILYMDHHLGRLLAGMKTLGVFEKTLIVVTADHGELLGEHGKMGHGATLFEEEIRVPFLVKYPGSERPPARTDDGVHHVDVLPMVLDRLGLPVPRGIQGGVPPTRDRPLIAEVDPLPFMSAEGSFRALYLGRYKLLWNGLGESALYDIEADGNEHKDLSASEPGRTSNAVALLEKYLASLPPPGDTAQPTTLDEATLEALRKLGYVP
- a CDS encoding tetratricopeptide repeat protein: MADAQKALVAVALAVATVVVYVPVFENELVDYDDDYYISDNPNLRLGLSPEGLAWALTTSHGANWHPLTWLSLMLDFELFGISPQWFHGVNVALHTASVVLLFYVFTRTTGSLWPSAFVAAVFGLHPLHVESVAWASERKDVLSGLFWMLTLFAYRRYAEGPGAKRMSLVALFLALGLMSKPMLVTLPFVLLLLDLWPLGRLTKASWPGLLLEKVPLIALVSVSSVITFLVQRSAGAVQSFQTVSFSARLSNALVTYVAYIGKAFWPRHLSPYYPHPGDTLEWWKVAASVAVLAGASLAAIVLARRIPRLVFLPVGWLWYVGTLVPVIGLVQVGQQAMADRYTYIPFVGLSIVIAFGVAELVKLRELPRLVPIAVGGTSVLAMSVAASAQVRVWRDSVTLFEHALAIEGDNALAHINLGVAYLNRGNLEKASTELQEAIRLHPGAAEAYAALAAVRSRQGAKQEALGLYRTALRLDPSSSGTHSELGRLLLELGDASQALVHFREAAALSPADGDALVDLGVAMSHQGRFDEAMAQFREAARRPTDPVRLHTHWGVALMSAGQLAEAIRHFEMALASRPDYAPAHFSWGQAALREGNVADAISHLKQAVRLEPGDEEAHYHLGLALANANELEEAYAHFERALTLNPDRAATYYSLGLLFAGRGDLDRAADSFRESLSLDSNNPEAHYSLGLTYAGRGRLDEAISCYRSAVELAPDYVAAHNGWGVALASLGRLDEAVARFEAALAIAPGLAETHNNLGMALSQRGAVVEATEHFHRAVSLEPRNADAYTNLGVSLVRQGRMDEALKSFEKAVELAPDDARARSNLEGARQALREGKRIRGQ